From Ruminococcaceae bacterium KH2T8, one genomic window encodes:
- a CDS encoding Murein DD-endopeptidase MepM and murein hydrolase activator NlpD, contain LysM domain: MKKAKVLISTALVASMLLSSGSAVVPKRPSITELFNEIRIYNEASQEDLDARRNERDQALAQAQAATERVNQLSSQRSELNGQLDELNAQNEEMQAEYELIASQYAAALIARAEALDRYIQAQDNLAATELMFSERVSVMFEYQNKSTLEILLESNSLAGFFTNIELISLIADADDQAVDQMQIALDDAKAQEEMALAEAEEMEAIAEDKQAQLRDLEEQIGITTDSIADLDWQISSAQSDANAFNAQVADLNSQIADIQSELYAQQQAAAAAAAAQNSSSDSSSGDSSSSDNADELPASNPPAEPPPATTSSNGTLQWPSYSRDVRSEFGYRYHPVTGEWRGHTGIDIANNFGDTICAAASGTVCFVNCPCPGENYTDSSVGGGYGNYVMIDHGNGVVTLYGHCRDIYVSSGQYVSAGQAIAEVGSTGTSTGPHIHFEVRVNGERVDPRGYLA, from the coding sequence ATGAAAAAAGCAAAGGTATTGATAAGTACGGCGCTTGTAGCATCGATGCTTCTGTCTTCCGGATCCGCTGTAGTTCCCAAGAGACCTTCGATCACGGAGCTCTTTAACGAGATCCGTATCTATAACGAAGCATCCCAGGAAGACCTCGATGCCAGAAGAAACGAAAGAGATCAGGCGCTCGCTCAGGCTCAGGCAGCTACAGAGCGAGTAAACCAGCTGTCTTCTCAAAGATCGGAACTCAACGGTCAGCTCGATGAGCTCAATGCTCAAAACGAAGAGATGCAGGCCGAGTACGAACTCATCGCGAGCCAGTACGCAGCAGCTCTTATCGCAAGGGCAGAGGCTCTCGACCGATATATTCAGGCTCAGGATAACCTTGCCGCTACTGAGCTCATGTTCAGTGAGAGAGTATCCGTAATGTTCGAATACCAGAATAAGTCGACACTCGAGATCCTGCTAGAATCCAATTCCCTTGCAGGCTTCTTTACCAATATCGAGCTCATCTCATTGATCGCCGATGCTGACGATCAGGCAGTCGATCAGATGCAGATCGCACTTGACGATGCCAAAGCTCAGGAAGAGATGGCTCTTGCAGAGGCAGAAGAGATGGAGGCCATCGCTGAAGATAAGCAGGCTCAGCTTCGTGACCTTGAAGAGCAGATCGGTATCACGACAGATTCCATCGCGGATCTTGACTGGCAGATCAGTTCGGCTCAGTCGGATGCCAACGCATTTAATGCTCAGGTAGCTGATCTTAACAGCCAGATCGCGGATATCCAGAGCGAGCTCTATGCTCAGCAGCAGGCGGCTGCAGCAGCTGCGGCTGCGCAGAACTCTTCTTCGGACAGCTCCTCGGGCGATTCGTCTTCTTCCGATAATGCGGATGAGCTTCCCGCAAGTAATCCTCCGGCAGAACCCCCGCCGGCAACAACGTCTTCAAACGGTACACTTCAGTGGCCTTCTTATTCCAGAGATGTCAGATCCGAGTTCGGATACAGATATCACCCCGTAACAGGTGAGTGGAGAGGTCATACGGGTATCGATATCGCAAATAACTTCGGTGATACGATCTGCGCGGCAGCATCGGGAACGGTATGCTTCGTAAACTGCCCCTGCCCCGGCGAGAACTATACTGACAGCTCGGTAGGCGGCGGCTACGGTAACTACGTCATGATCGATCACGGAAACGGAGTCGTTACTCTTTACGGACACTGCAGGGATATCTATGTATCTTCTGGTCAGTATGTATCGGCAGGTCAGGCTATCGCTGAGGTAGGAAGCACGGGTACATCCACAGGACCCCATATCCACTTCGAGGTAAGAGTTAACG
- a CDS encoding cell division transport system permease protein, producing MSIRAFFNSVKEGFKGITRHPLVTVASITTILLMLIVMSAFFIFSANVRSIMRKLSQEPPIEVYMKLQVSQDELYQTQLMIDQDPDIIESSVNNPEQNYEYFKTNLGSSSSVLDDFDYNMYLPYTFHIRISDPARAQDVVNRLTAMPGVSKVSQESNVMHFLTNAKRIVNLATVVSFIVLFLIALFIISNMVRISVYSRASEIEIMKFVGATNFYIRMPYVIEGALVGLISALCAWVISVMTYRTIFYNAMEGIDLNSFYALIPAGRVMWWVLAIAVVIGVMIGAVGSGISVRKYIKV from the coding sequence GTGAGTATAAGAGCGTTTTTTAATTCAGTAAAGGAAGGATTTAAGGGTATCACGAGACATCCTCTCGTAACTGTTGCTTCCATTACGACGATCCTTCTTATGCTCATCGTAATGAGTGCATTCTTTATCTTCTCGGCTAATGTCAGATCGATAATGCGAAAGCTCAGCCAGGAGCCCCCGATCGAAGTCTATATGAAGCTTCAGGTATCCCAGGACGAGCTTTACCAGACACAGCTCATGATCGACCAGGACCCCGATATCATCGAGTCTTCGGTAAATAATCCCGAGCAGAACTACGAGTACTTTAAGACCAACCTCGGATCGAGCTCTTCGGTACTCGATGACTTTGACTACAATATGTATCTTCCGTATACATTCCATATCAGAATCTCGGATCCCGCGCGTGCACAGGATGTAGTAAACAGACTGACCGCGATGCCCGGAGTAAGCAAGGTATCCCAGGAGAGCAACGTCATGCATTTCCTGACGAACGCCAAGAGGATAGTAAATCTTGCGACCGTAGTATCGTTCATCGTTCTCTTCCTGATCGCTCTCTTTATCATCTCCAACATGGTAAGGATCTCAGTTTATTCGAGAGCCAGCGAGATCGAGATCATGAAGTTCGTCGGTGCGACCAACTTCTATATAAGGATGCCCTACGTTATCGAGGGCGCACTCGTAGGTTTGATCAGCGCACTTTGCGCATGGGTCATAAGCGTTATGACATACAGGACTATCTTCTATAACGCAATGGAAGGTATCGATCTTAACAGCTTCTATGCTCTTATCCCCGCAGGAAGAGTAATGTGGTGGGTACTTGCGATCGCTGTTGTGATCGGAGTCATGATCGGTGCCGTCGGAAGCGGCATCTCCGTACGTAAGTACATTAAGGTATAA
- a CDS encoding cell division ATP-binding protein FtsE, which translates to MIEFKDVHKTYKTGVDALRGISFEIEDGEFVFIIGKSGSGKSTLMKCITCEERPTQGEVLIDGFDISNMSRALVPVLRRQIGMIYQDFRLIETKTVFENIAFAGEIIGIPKKSLAQTVQLVLNIVGLKDKADAYPQELSGGEQQRVAIARAMVNNPKLIVADEPTGNLDPETSENIMAILQEINRSGSTVVVCTHDSNLVDRMKKRVIEIDSGLIARDEEDSKYQHTEKPAEAEFTGYGIENPGFAFGDDPNFKEDADYSDDYDDDGYSNAQKAAASAFFFGETPPDVVAAQKEAEAKATAAAAALAAKALEEASDLPEELPMVDDDDLDEDEITEESVDHLIESDDEDSQDDYAEEPEEIVEETAPAAAEEAVETAAIEPEIEADETDDSVYAADDTAAEEQDVQAEATAESQDAETAKEEDDDISDYAEDPETNDDNDETADTPEASDEEAAESKEESDEDDWIEEISLSDIDLDIQEDDD; encoded by the coding sequence ATGATTGAATTTAAAGACGTTCACAAGACCTACAAGACCGGGGTCGATGCCTTGAGGGGCATAAGCTTCGAGATTGAGGACGGTGAATTCGTATTTATTATCGGAAAGTCAGGTTCCGGTAAATCCACACTTATGAAATGCATAACCTGCGAGGAGAGGCCCACACAAGGTGAGGTCTTGATCGACGGGTTTGATATCTCCAACATGAGCCGCGCGCTGGTTCCCGTTTTAAGACGCCAGATCGGCATGATCTATCAGGATTTCAGGCTCATTGAGACTAAGACAGTATTTGAGAATATCGCTTTCGCGGGCGAGATCATCGGTATCCCGAAGAAGAGTCTCGCGCAGACAGTCCAGCTCGTGCTCAATATCGTTGGCCTTAAGGACAAGGCGGATGCTTATCCGCAGGAACTTTCGGGCGGTGAGCAGCAGAGAGTCGCGATCGCGAGAGCAATGGTAAATAATCCCAAGCTCATCGTTGCTGACGAGCCGACGGGTAACCTCGATCCCGAGACATCAGAGAACATAATGGCTATCCTGCAGGAGATCAACAGATCCGGAAGCACGGTAGTAGTATGTACGCACGACAGTAATCTCGTAGACAGGATGAAGAAGCGCGTTATCGAGATCGACAGCGGTCTTATCGCAAGAGACGAGGAAGACAGTAAGTATCAGCACACCGAAAAGCCCGCAGAGGCTGAGTTCACGGGTTACGGTATCGAGAACCCGGGATTTGCTTTCGGTGATGATCCTAACTTTAAGGAAGACGCTGATTACAGCGACGACTACGATGATGACGGCTATTCCAATGCGCAGAAGGCGGCAGCAAGTGCTTTCTTCTTCGGTGAGACACCTCCCGATGTCGTAGCTGCTCAAAAGGAAGCGGAGGCAAAGGCTACAGCAGCTGCGGCGGCACTCGCGGCTAAGGCGCTCGAGGAGGCATCGGACCTTCCCGAGGAACTTCCCATGGTAGATGACGACGACCTTGATGAAGACGAGATCACGGAGGAGTCGGTAGATCATCTGATCGAATCGGACGACGAAGATAGTCAGGATGATTACGCTGAGGAGCCTGAAGAGATCGTAGAAGAGACTGCTCCGGCAGCTGCAGAAGAAGCTGTTGAGACAGCTGCAATTGAACCCGAGATCGAAGCGGATGAGACGGATGATTCCGTATATGCCGCCGACGATACTGCTGCAGAAGAGCAGGATGTTCAGGCAGAGGCAACGGCAGAGTCTCAGGATGCGGAGACGGCAAAAGAGGAAGATGACGATATCTCCGATTATGCCGAAGACCCTGAGACAAATGATGATAATGACGAGACGGCAGATACTCCCGAGGCTTCGGACGAAGAGGCCGCCGAGTCAAAAGAAGAGTCTGACGAGGACGATTGGATAGAGGAGATCAGCCTTAGTGACATCGATCTCGATATTCAGGAGGATGATGATTAA